From a region of the Falco peregrinus isolate bFalPer1 chromosome 5, bFalPer1.pri, whole genome shotgun sequence genome:
- the BARX1 gene encoding homeobox protein BarH-like 1, translating to MQHPLELGAAHYFPAEAFPDHRSHRYRSFMIEEILTDPPEAKGAAQAGELLKFGVQALLSARPYHNHLAVLKAEPAAVFKFPLAPLGCSGLGSALLAAGSGLQGGSASPHLPLELHLRGKLEPAPPEPGSKAKKGRRSRTVFTELQLMGLEKRFEKQKYLSTPDRIDLAESLGLSQLQVKTWYQNRRMKWKKIVLQGGGLESPTKPKGRPKKNSIPSSEQLSEQERARDAEKPPESLGSPAEVGQEE from the exons ATGCAGCACCCGCTGGAGCTGGGGGCCGCGCACTACTTCCCGGCCGAAGCCTTCCCCGACCACCGCTCGCACCGCTACCGCAGCTTCATGATAGAGGAGATCCTCACCGACCCCCCGGAGGCCAAGGGGGCCGCGCAGGCCGGGGAGCTGCTCAAGTTCGGGGTGCAGGCTCTGCTCTCCGCCCGGCCGTACCACAACCACCTCG CGGTGCTGAAGGCGGAGCCGGCCGCCGTGTTCAAGTTCCCGCTGGCTCCCTTGGGGTGCTCGGGGCTGGGCTCGGCGCTGCTGGCTGCCGGGTCGGGGCTGCAGGGCGGCTCCGCTTCGCCCCATCTCCCGCTGGAGCTGCACCTCCGCGGCAAGCTGGAGCCGGCCCCCCCGGAGCCGGGCAGCAAGGCCAAGAAAGGGCGCCGCAGCCGCACCGTCTTCACCGAGCTGCAGCTCATGGGGCTGGAGAAGCGCTTCGAGAAGCAGAAATACCTCTCCACGCCCGACAG AATAGACCTGGCCGAATCGCTGGGGCTCAGCCAGCTCCAGGTGAAAACCTGGTACCAGAACAGGCgcatgaaatggaagaaaata GTGTTGCAGGGGGGCGGCCTGGAGTCCCCCACCAAGCCCAAGGGTCGCCCCAAGAAGAACTCCATCCCAAGCAGCGAGCAGCTCTCTGAGCAGGAGCGAGCCCGGGACGCCGAGAAGCCGCCCGAGAGCCTGGGCTCGCCGGCCGAGGTCGGCCAGGAGGAGTGA